From a single Granulicella aggregans genomic region:
- a CDS encoding aldo/keto reductase, translating into MQKRKLGKSNLEVSALGFGAMGMSFGYGKAGDKQEMISLLRAAVDMGVTFFDTAEVYGPYANEELLGDAFAGIRDQVVIATKFGFKLKEDLTPGFVGLNSQPAHIREVVEGSLKRLKIDTIDLLYQHRVDPDVPIEDVAGTVKDLIAEGKVKHFGLSEAGVQTIRRANAVQPVTALQSEYSLWWREPEAEIIPTLEELGIGFVPYSPLGKGFLTGKVTESTELQDGDFRKILPRFTPEAMKANQGIVDFIAEFARSKNATPAQIALSWVLAQKPWIVPIPGTTKLHRLEENLRSLNVELSADELVEIDHAVKKIDLQGERYPEAIKAMVGR; encoded by the coding sequence ATGCAGAAGCGCAAGTTGGGAAAGAGCAACCTGGAGGTCTCCGCGCTTGGCTTTGGAGCGATGGGGATGAGCTTTGGCTACGGCAAGGCGGGGGACAAGCAGGAGATGATCTCGCTACTGCGCGCGGCCGTGGATATGGGCGTGACGTTCTTCGATACGGCGGAGGTCTACGGCCCGTATGCCAATGAGGAGCTGCTGGGCGATGCGTTCGCCGGGATTCGCGACCAGGTGGTCATCGCGACGAAGTTTGGCTTCAAGCTGAAAGAGGATCTGACGCCGGGATTCGTCGGGTTGAACAGCCAGCCGGCGCACATTCGTGAAGTGGTTGAGGGGTCGTTGAAGCGGCTGAAGATCGACACGATCGACCTGCTGTACCAGCACCGCGTCGACCCCGATGTACCGATCGAAGACGTTGCGGGGACGGTGAAGGACTTGATCGCCGAGGGCAAGGTAAAGCACTTCGGCCTGTCGGAGGCGGGCGTTCAGACGATTCGGCGGGCGAATGCGGTGCAGCCGGTGACGGCGCTGCAGAGCGAGTACTCACTGTGGTGGCGGGAGCCGGAGGCGGAGATTATCCCGACGCTCGAAGAGCTGGGCATTGGCTTCGTGCCGTACAGCCCGTTGGGCAAGGGATTTCTGACGGGCAAGGTCACCGAGAGCACGGAGCTACAAGATGGCGACTTCCGCAAGATTCTGCCCCGGTTTACGCCGGAGGCGATGAAGGCGAACCAGGGCATCGTCGACTTCATTGCGGAGTTTGCGCGGTCGAAGAACGCGACGCCGGCGCAGATCGCTCTGTCATGGGTGCTGGCGCAGAAGCCGTGGATCGTGCCGATTCCGGGGACGACGAAGCTGCACCGGCTTGAGGAGAATCTGAGATCACTTAATGTCGAACTGTCAGCGGATGAGTTGGTCGAGATCGACCATGCGGTGAAGAAGATCGATCTGCAGGGCGAGCGCTATCCGGAGGCTATCAAGGCGATGGTCGGGCGTTAG
- a CDS encoding (R)-mandelonitrile lyase has protein sequence MEIKRVGSQASNKGPADWFTGAVRIDQPFQAAEPARVGGATVTFEPGARTAWHTHPLGQTLIVTAGCGWTQRDGGPVEEIRPGDVVWFAPGEKHWHGATATTGVSHVAIAEKVDGRSVDWLEHVSDEQYRG, from the coding sequence ATGGAGATCAAGCGGGTTGGGTCGCAGGCTTCGAACAAAGGGCCGGCGGATTGGTTTACCGGGGCGGTGCGGATCGATCAGCCGTTCCAGGCGGCGGAGCCTGCCCGGGTTGGTGGGGCGACGGTTACCTTCGAACCGGGTGCGCGGACGGCGTGGCACACGCATCCGCTGGGGCAGACGCTCATCGTGACCGCGGGGTGTGGGTGGACGCAGCGCGACGGCGGGCCGGTGGAGGAGATTCGTCCCGGGGATGTGGTTTGGTTTGCGCCGGGGGAGAAGCATTGGCATGGAGCCACTGCGACTACCGGTGTGAGCCATGTCGCGATTGCCGAGAAGGTTGATGGCCGGTCCGTGGACTGGCTGGAGCATGTCAGCGACGAGCAGTACCGCGGGTGA
- a CDS encoding DHA2 family efflux MFS transporter permease subunit yields the protein MATAVLTPPQNPVQTAAQRAGINPWVVALTVTIATFMELLDTSIANVSLPYIAGGLGRSYDEVTWILTTYLVANAVILPMSAWLSRVFGRKNYYMACVALFTVTSFFCGIAPSLNVILIARVLQGIGGGGLAPVEQAILVDTFPPAKRASAFALYTVAIVTAPAIGPVLGGWITDNYNWRWVFFINIPIGLISLFLTNRFVHDPASFAEERKTVRTNGKLKIDGIGIALIALGSACLEVLLDRGQIDDWFGSRFIIWMFVIGVGCLTTAVFWELNHPDPVIDFRLLKIRNFAIANFFYFVFGVGLFASTTMIPQILQTLYGYRAIDAGLVLGPGAFVITLLAPVGAQLVQRQIIHPRILLFGAVMVVGISFLHYSHFNLQTDYEHYALARALQGLGYAFFFVPLTVIAYSQLSPAQNNKASSLTNFFRNWGGSFGIALITTVSERRQNFHQARTGNNLAPSSTALQDNIHSTAAYLQAHGFSHADAVTAAYGRLYEQLHNQTLLLAFMDCFFIIGVMTLIAAPIVLLTKNFKVGGKAPAGH from the coding sequence ATGGCAACCGCCGTCCTTACGCCGCCCCAAAACCCGGTCCAGACAGCCGCGCAACGGGCGGGGATCAACCCCTGGGTCGTCGCCCTCACCGTGACGATCGCGACGTTCATGGAGCTGCTCGACACCTCCATCGCGAACGTGTCGCTCCCGTACATCGCCGGCGGTCTCGGCCGCTCCTACGACGAAGTCACCTGGATCCTGACCACCTATCTCGTCGCGAACGCTGTCATCCTCCCCATGTCGGCGTGGCTCTCCCGCGTCTTCGGCCGCAAGAACTACTACATGGCCTGCGTGGCCCTCTTCACCGTCACCTCGTTCTTCTGCGGCATCGCTCCCAGCCTCAACGTCATCCTGATCGCCCGCGTGCTGCAGGGCATCGGCGGCGGCGGACTAGCTCCCGTAGAACAGGCCATCCTCGTCGACACTTTCCCGCCCGCGAAACGCGCCTCGGCGTTCGCGCTGTACACGGTCGCGATCGTCACCGCTCCCGCCATCGGCCCCGTGCTTGGCGGCTGGATCACGGACAACTACAACTGGCGCTGGGTCTTCTTCATCAACATCCCCATCGGCCTCATCTCACTCTTCCTCACCAACCGCTTCGTCCACGATCCGGCGTCCTTCGCCGAAGAGCGCAAGACCGTCCGCACGAACGGCAAGCTTAAGATCGATGGCATCGGCATCGCCCTCATCGCGCTCGGCTCGGCCTGCCTCGAAGTCCTCCTTGACCGCGGTCAGATCGACGACTGGTTTGGCTCCCGCTTCATCATCTGGATGTTTGTCATCGGCGTGGGCTGCCTCACCACCGCAGTCTTCTGGGAGCTCAATCACCCCGACCCGGTCATCGACTTCCGCCTGCTCAAGATCCGCAACTTCGCCATCGCGAACTTCTTCTACTTCGTCTTCGGCGTGGGACTCTTCGCCTCCACCACGATGATCCCGCAGATCCTGCAGACCCTCTACGGCTATCGCGCCATCGACGCCGGTCTCGTCCTTGGGCCCGGAGCCTTCGTCATCACGCTGCTCGCTCCCGTGGGAGCGCAACTCGTCCAGCGACAGATCATCCATCCCAGAATCCTGCTCTTCGGAGCGGTTATGGTCGTCGGCATCTCGTTTCTTCACTACAGCCACTTCAACCTGCAGACCGACTACGAGCACTACGCTCTCGCCCGCGCGCTGCAGGGTCTCGGCTACGCCTTCTTCTTCGTGCCGCTCACCGTCATCGCCTACTCGCAGCTAAGCCCGGCGCAGAACAACAAGGCGTCCTCGCTGACCAACTTCTTCCGCAACTGGGGTGGCAGCTTCGGGATCGCGCTGATCACCACGGTCAGCGAGCGCCGCCAGAACTTCCACCAGGCCCGCACCGGCAACAACCTAGCGCCTTCTTCCACCGCGCTCCAGGACAACATCCACAGCACCGCCGCCTACCTACAGGCGCACGGATTTTCCCACGCCGACGCGGTCACCGCAGCCTATGGGCGGCTCTACGAGCAGCTTCACAACCAGACGCTGCTTCTGGCCTTCATGGACTGTTTCTTCATCATCGGCGTGATGACGCTGATCGCCGCTCCAATCGTGCTCCTGACGAAGAACTTCAAAGTCGGCGGCAAGGCTCCGGCGGGGCACTAG